In Meriones unguiculatus strain TT.TT164.6M chromosome 17, Bangor_MerUng_6.1, whole genome shotgun sequence, a single window of DNA contains:
- the LOC132648503 gene encoding basic proline-rich protein-like, translating to MPPLPPESRQPGGGPARSPPSFTLRGAHLRSRAAAACQPRSHLLPPARARPLPRPRSGPLPSLAWAPRSPPPGDSSRGRRRTSRRSPRRTSLGACNPRSAASTPAAPPPPSSRGRPNAGRPAALRPDSREPRDPPGPAPRTPPRPGSSSAEGVRAREGGGGGRSSPRRPHPAAACLPARRGPAAPLARSPPGRPTPGTSPPSAPPVALPLNFPPRWRPRSWPAARPRDCPPRRSRPMRSEEAARCQPGASSAATLGLGEGGGPGAGIGELERGDPGSIQGKAPGPRGLPAEWLRGQRS from the coding sequence atgcctcccctccccccggaATCAAGGCAGCCCGGGGGCGGCCCCGCAAGGTCCCCCCCAAGCTTCACCCTCCGCGGCGCGCACCTGAGGAGCCGGGCGGCCGCGGCGTGCCAGCCGCGCTCACACCTGCTGCCGCCGGCCCGCGCCCGGCCGCTCCCCCGGCCCCGCTCGGGCCCCCTCCCCTCGCTTGCCTGGGCTCCTCGCTCGCCTCCTCCCGGCGACTCCAGCAGGGGCCGGCGCCGGACCAGCCGCCGCTCTCCGCGCCGCACCTCGCTCGGCGCATGCAACCCCCGCTCCGCGGCCTCCACACCTGCGGCGCCGCCGCCGCCAAGTTCCCGCGGGCGGCCGAACGCGGGCCGCCCCGCTGCGCTGCGGCCGGACTCCCGGGAGCCGCGCGACCCGCCGGGCCCCGCTCCACGtaccccgccccgccccggctCGAGCTCGGCAGAGGGGGTGAGGGCacgggagggaggaggaggagggaggagctccCCTCGGCGGCCGCACCCCGCCgccgcctgcctgcctgctcgcCGCGGCCCAGCGGCCCCGCTCGCCCGCTCGCCTCCGGGCCGCCCCACCCCCGGAACCTCGCCTCCTTCCGCGCCCCCAGTCGCTCTCCCCCTAAACTTTCCGCCAAGATGGCGGCCCCGGAGCTGGCCTGCCGCGCGCCCACGTGACTGCCCTCCCCGACGCTCTCGGCCAATGAGAAGTGAGGAGGCGGCTCGCTGCCAGCCCGGGGCATCCAGCGCTGCTACCTTGGGcttgggagagggaggagggccgGGAGCGGGGATTGGAGAGCTGGAGAGGGGGGACCCCGGGAGCATCCAGGGGAAGGCGCCCGGCCCGCGGGGGCTCCCGGCCGAGTGGCTCCGAGGACAAAGGAGTTGA